One genomic segment of Chloroflexota bacterium includes these proteins:
- the murA gene encoding UDP-N-acetylglucosamine 1-carboxyvinyltransferase, whose product MADARPFHWEYRPEPVERSAFRIEGGRPLNGTVPISGAKNAALKLLAAATLTGERCRFTNVPEIEDVRVMADTLRDLGVVVDHPDSNVYEVASGDVEWLFVPLEAAAKMRASFILLGPLLSRFGRVIISNPGGDRIGRRPVNLHVDAMRALGAEIQYRNGYYFARAPGRLRGGDVRFPFVSVMGTENAILAAVLADGHTTIQPAAREPEVDDLIAFLRKMGADVERMGPDTIEIEGRKRLRGAEHRVLPDRIEAGTFAVAAAVTGGRVTLEGVETAPLAAFLEMLEAAGVGVERGAGRIVIAGHAGAEADYRAVDVTTAPYPGFATDLQPPTCVLLSQAHGTSHVHEAIFEDRLEFLDELGRMGADITIEDSHHATIAGPRELHGAEVEIGDLRAGASLILAALAARGMTTIHGAHHVHRGYENIERKFLDLGARIERVAEGTAVSSP is encoded by the coding sequence ATGGCCGACGCACGCCCGTTCCACTGGGAATACCGACCCGAGCCGGTGGAGCGGAGTGCCTTCCGGATCGAGGGCGGCCGGCCATTGAACGGCACGGTCCCGATCAGCGGGGCGAAGAACGCCGCACTCAAGCTGCTCGCCGCCGCGACCCTCACCGGCGAGCGCTGCCGCTTCACGAACGTCCCCGAGATCGAGGACGTGCGGGTCATGGCGGACACCCTCCGCGACCTCGGCGTCGTCGTGGACCATCCGGACTCGAACGTCTACGAGGTCGCCTCCGGGGACGTCGAGTGGCTCTTCGTGCCGCTCGAGGCGGCGGCGAAGATGCGGGCGAGCTTCATTCTCCTCGGGCCCCTCCTGTCGCGGTTCGGACGGGTCATCATCAGCAACCCCGGCGGCGACCGCATCGGGCGGCGGCCGGTCAATCTCCATGTCGACGCGATGCGCGCCCTCGGAGCGGAGATCCAGTACCGGAACGGGTACTACTTCGCCCGTGCCCCGGGCCGGCTCCGGGGCGGCGACGTCCGCTTCCCGTTCGTGTCCGTCATGGGCACGGAGAACGCGATCCTCGCCGCCGTCCTCGCCGACGGCCACACGACGATCCAGCCGGCCGCCCGCGAGCCCGAGGTGGACGATCTCATCGCCTTCCTCCGGAAGATGGGCGCGGACGTGGAGCGGATGGGCCCGGACACGATCGAGATCGAGGGCCGGAAGCGTCTCCGCGGCGCGGAGCACCGCGTACTGCCGGACCGGATCGAGGCCGGGACCTTCGCGGTGGCGGCGGCGGTGACCGGCGGCCGGGTGACGCTCGAGGGCGTGGAGACGGCACCCCTCGCCGCCTTCCTCGAGATGCTCGAGGCGGCGGGCGTCGGCGTCGAACGTGGAGCGGGCCGGATCGTCATCGCCGGCCATGCCGGCGCCGAGGCCGACTATCGGGCGGTGGACGTCACGACCGCGCCGTATCCGGGCTTTGCCACGGACCTCCAGCCGCCGACCTGTGTCCTCCTCAGCCAGGCGCACGGGACGAGCCACGTCCATGAGGCGATCTTCGAGGACCGTCTCGAGTTCCTCGACGAGCTCGGCCGGATGGGTGCGGACATCACGATCGAGGACTCCCATCACGCGACGATCGCCGGGCCTCGCGAGCTCCACGGAGCGGAGGTGGAGATCGGCGACCTGCGGGCGGGTGCGTCGCTCATCCTCGCGGCCCTCGCGGCCCGCGGCATGACCACGATCCACGGCGCGCACCACGTCCACCGGGGGTATGAGAACATCGAGCGGAAGTTCCTCGATCTCGGAGCGAGGATCGAGCGCGTCGCAGAAGGGACCGCAGTCAGCAGCCCATGA
- a CDS encoding F0F1 ATP synthase subunit epsilon, which translates to MPLTLDIVTPERLAYSGSVDSVQLPGSEGELGVLPHHAPLIAALGAGELRIRHGGSEESFAVFGGFVQVLPDRVVVMAESADLASEIDLERANEARREAERALSDGPHDGPDLAAARAALRRELVRIRVAERRHHEGSRHRG; encoded by the coding sequence ATGCCGCTCACGCTCGACATCGTCACTCCCGAGCGCCTCGCGTACAGCGGCAGCGTGGACAGCGTCCAGCTCCCGGGCTCGGAGGGCGAGCTCGGCGTGCTGCCCCACCATGCGCCGCTCATCGCCGCCCTGGGGGCCGGCGAGCTCCGCATCCGGCATGGCGGCTCCGAGGAGTCGTTCGCGGTCTTCGGCGGCTTCGTCCAGGTCCTTCCGGACCGCGTGGTCGTCATGGCCGAGAGTGCGGATCTCGCATCGGAGATCGACCTCGAGCGGGCGAACGAGGCACGTCGCGAGGCGGAACGCGCCCTGAGCGACGGACCCCACGACGGCCCGGACCTGGCGGCAGCCCGGGCCGCCCTCCGCCGGGAGCTCGTCCGGATCCGCGTCGCCGAACGGCGTCACCACGAGGGCTCGCGGCACCGCGGCTGA
- the atpD gene encoding F0F1 ATP synthase subunit beta → MATATSTATGRVIQITGAVVDIEFPAGALPAIYNAVEIERPAGEPLVCEVQQHLGNNWVRTVAMTTTDGLARGVPVRDTGAPINVPVGEVTLGRVFDVLGHPIDLKGPVGASRTLPIHREPPPFDQQTTEVEVFETGIKVIDLICPFRKGGKIGIFGGAGVGKTVIIQELIRNVAQEHEGYSVFAGVGERSREGNDLIAEMTESGVIAKTAFVFGQMNEPPGARLRVGLTALTMAEYFRDEEGRDVLLFIDNIFRFTQAGSEVSALLGRMPSAVGYQPNLATEMAGLQERITSTKKGSITSLQAVFVPADDYTDPAPATTFGHLDSTIRLERYITELGIYPAVDPLTSTSRVLDPLVVGQEHYDIAQETKRVLQRYRDLQDIIAILGIDELSEEDKSTVARARRLQRFMSQPFFVGEVFTGRPGKYVAIRDTVASFKEILEGDTDALPEQAFFLAGTLDDVRENAAKLAG, encoded by the coding sequence ATGGCGACCGCCACCAGCACCGCGACCGGCCGGGTGATCCAGATCACCGGTGCCGTCGTGGATATCGAGTTCCCGGCCGGCGCGCTCCCGGCGATCTACAACGCCGTGGAGATCGAACGACCCGCAGGTGAGCCGCTCGTCTGCGAAGTCCAGCAGCACCTCGGCAACAACTGGGTCCGGACCGTGGCGATGACCACGACGGACGGGCTCGCCCGGGGCGTCCCGGTCCGCGACACCGGCGCTCCGATCAACGTCCCAGTCGGCGAGGTGACCCTCGGTCGCGTCTTCGACGTCCTCGGCCACCCGATCGACCTGAAGGGGCCGGTCGGCGCGAGCCGGACGCTGCCGATCCACCGCGAGCCGCCGCCCTTCGACCAGCAGACCACGGAGGTCGAGGTCTTCGAGACCGGGATCAAGGTCATCGACCTCATCTGCCCGTTCCGCAAGGGCGGCAAGATCGGCATCTTCGGCGGGGCCGGCGTCGGCAAGACGGTCATCATCCAGGAGCTCATCCGGAACGTCGCCCAGGAACACGAGGGCTACTCCGTCTTCGCCGGCGTCGGCGAGCGGAGCCGCGAGGGCAACGACCTCATCGCCGAGATGACCGAGTCGGGCGTCATCGCCAAGACGGCCTTTGTCTTCGGCCAGATGAACGAGCCGCCGGGAGCCCGCCTCCGGGTTGGTCTCACGGCGCTGACGATGGCCGAGTACTTCCGCGACGAGGAGGGTCGCGACGTCCTCCTCTTCATCGACAACATCTTCCGCTTCACCCAGGCGGGCTCGGAGGTCTCCGCCCTGCTCGGCCGGATGCCGTCCGCGGTCGGCTATCAGCCGAACCTCGCCACGGAGATGGCCGGCCTCCAGGAGCGGATCACGTCGACGAAGAAGGGCTCGATCACCTCCCTCCAGGCGGTCTTCGTCCCGGCGGACGACTACACGGACCCCGCCCCGGCGACCACGTTCGGCCACCTTGACTCGACGATCCGTCTCGAGCGCTACATCACCGAGCTCGGCATCTATCCCGCCGTGGACCCGCTCACCTCCACATCGCGCGTCCTCGACCCGCTCGTCGTGGGCCAGGAGCACTACGACATCGCCCAGGAGACGAAGCGGGTCCTCCAGCGCTACCGCGATCTGCAGGACATCATCGCCATCCTCGGCATCGACGAGCTGTCCGAGGAGGACAAGTCGACGGTCGCCCGGGCCCGACGACTCCAGCGTTTCATGAGCCAGCCGTTCTTCGTCGGCGAGGTCTTCACCGGCCGGCCCGGCAAGTACGTCGCCATCCGCGACACCGTCGCCTCGTTCAAGGAGATCCTCGAGGGCGACACCGACGCGCTCCCGGAGCAGGCGTTCTTCCTCGCTGGCACCCTCGACGACGTCCGCGAGAACGCGGCGAAGCTGGCTGGCTGA